CGAAACGAACAAGTACTTCAAATTGTTTCTCGTTTCCTTCTTCGTCAGTTGCAATCACTTTCACATGGTCACGTGGTTTAACGCTTTCATCAATTAATACTTCCATCGTTTCTCTTCCAGTTAAACCTAGAGTTTCTGCACTTTCACCTTCTTTAAATTGCAAAGGAAGGACACCCATTAAAACTAAGTTACTGCGATGAATACGTTCAAAGCTTTGTGCAATAACCGTTTTAATTCCAAGTAAGTTTGTTCCTTTAGCTGCCCAGTCACGTGAGCTTCCCATACCGTAATCATGACCAGCTAATACAACTAACCCAGTATCATTTTCCTTATATTTCATACAGGCATCATACATCGGCATCACATCACCTGTTGGCCAGTAAGTTGTAAACCCACCTTCTGTCCCAGGTGCAATTTGATTTCGAATACGAATGTTGGCAAACGTTCCTCTCATCATTACCTCATGGTTTCCTCGACGAGATCCATAGGAGTTAAAGTCACGTGGAGTAACGTTATTATCTTGAAGGTATTTTCCAGCAGGTGTATCTTTACCAATTGCACCCGCAGGTGAAATATGATCAGTTGTAACTGAATCACCAAACTTACCAACAATACGCATGTTATTTAACGTTTCAACCTTTCCAGGTTCTGGTGATAATCCTTCAAAGAATGGCGGGTTTTGAATATATGTTGAAGATTGATCCCACGTATAGAGATCTTCATCAGTTGTTTCAATTTTATTCCAACGTTCATTGTCATCAAACACACGCTCATATTCTTCTCTAAACAATTCAGGTGTTACAGTATGTTGAACAACTTCATTGATTTCATCCGTGGATGGCCAGATATCATGTAAGAAAATCTCATTGCCATCTTTGTCCTTACCAAATGAATCTTTTTGTAAGTCAATATCCACCGTACCAGCTAAAGCATAAGCGACAACTAACGGAGGAGAAGCTAAATAATTTCCTTTCACTAACGGATGAATACGTCCTTCAAAGTTACGATTTCCTGAAAGGACTGAAGTCACAAGCAAATCATTTTTAGCAATTGCATCTTCAATTTCGTCAGCAAGCGGTCCAGAGTTTCCAATACATGTTGTACATCCATAACCGACTAGGTTGAAACCTAATTTTTGTAGGTAAGGCATTAATCCTGAGTTTTCTAAGTATCCAGTCACAACTTTCGATCCTGGAGCAAGAGATGTTTTTACGTAAGCAGGAACATCTAATCCCTTTTCAATCGCTTTTTTAGCAACTAGTCCAGCTGCTACTAGTACGTATGGGTTCGAGGTGTTTGTACAGCTTGTAATCGCTGCAATCGCAACAGCACCCGTTTTCATCGTTACTTCTTGACCATCTTTCAAATGAAACGTAATCGTTTTGTCTACTTCTGACTCTTCAAGTCCAAATCCTTGATTCCCTTGTGGTGCAGTTAAGGCTTTTGTAAATGCGTCCTTCATCATAGAAAGTGGGATTAAATCTTGAGGACGCTTAGGGCCTGAAAGATTTGCTTCAATGGTAGAAAGGTCAATTTCTACTGTGTCTGTAAAGATTGGATCTTCCAAATCTGGTGTATAGAATAAGCCATTTTCAGAGCAATATTGCTCTACAACTTTTATACTTTCTTCATCTCTACCCGTTAATCGCATGTAGTTTAACGACTCTCCATCAACAGGGAAAAATCCGCACGTTGCTCCGTATTCCGGAGCCATGTTAGCAATAGTTGCACGGTCAGCTAAAGGTAATTTCGCTACACCCGGACCATAAAATTCAACAA
This portion of the Bacillus carboniphilus genome encodes:
- the acnA gene encoding aconitate hydratase AcnA, producing MTQQLVNNDVFQARKSFQVNGKKYHYYSLKALEEAGIGNVSRLPYSIKVLLESVLRQVDGRVIKKEHVENLAKWGTEELKNIDVPFKPSRVILQDFTGVPAVVDLASLRKAMADIGGDPSKINPEIPVDLVIDHSVQVDRAGTEDSLAFNMDLEFERNAERYKFLSWAKKAFDNYRAVPPATGIVHQVNLEYLANVVHAVTNEDGEFEAYPDTLVGTDSHTTMINGIGVLGWGVGGIEAEAGMLGQPSYFPVPEVIGVKLTGTLPNGTTATDLALKVTQVLRQKGVVGKFVEFYGPGVAKLPLADRATIANMAPEYGATCGFFPVDGESLNYMRLTGRDEESIKVVEQYCSENGLFYTPDLEDPIFTDTVEIDLSTIEANLSGPKRPQDLIPLSMMKDAFTKALTAPQGNQGFGLEESEVDKTITFHLKDGQEVTMKTGAVAIAAITSCTNTSNPYVLVAAGLVAKKAIEKGLDVPAYVKTSLAPGSKVVTGYLENSGLMPYLQKLGFNLVGYGCTTCIGNSGPLADEIEDAIAKNDLLVTSVLSGNRNFEGRIHPLVKGNYLASPPLVVAYALAGTVDIDLQKDSFGKDKDGNEIFLHDIWPSTDEINEVVQHTVTPELFREEYERVFDDNERWNKIETTDEDLYTWDQSSTYIQNPPFFEGLSPEPGKVETLNNMRIVGKFGDSVTTDHISPAGAIGKDTPAGKYLQDNNVTPRDFNSYGSRRGNHEVMMRGTFANIRIRNQIAPGTEGGFTTYWPTGDVMPMYDACMKYKENDTGLVVLAGHDYGMGSSRDWAAKGTNLLGIKTVIAQSFERIHRSNLVLMGVLPLQFKEGESAETLGLTGRETMEVLIDESVKPRDHVKVIATDEEGNEKQFEVLVRFDSDVEIDYYRHGGILKMVLRDKLKA